One window of Novosphingobium sp. P6W genomic DNA carries:
- the ptsP gene encoding phosphoenolpyruvate--protein phosphotransferase, whose protein sequence is MSGAVEAARTILTRLHEVMASRSNAQAKLNNVVEVIGESLDSEVCSIYLLREGMLELFATRGLAQEAVHVTRMAVGEGLVGTIADQTGTLNLAEAAAHPDFSYRPETGEDKYHSFAGVPIVRRERAVGVLCVQHVEPRRYEEVEIEALQTVAMVLSELITNADLIDEEDARALSAGQTGPVQMNGLTLVKGLALGVAVYHQPRVTIEHVVAEDTEAERQRVITAFDRMREQIDRMANQAEFGVGGEHEEVLETYRMFAYDEGWTRRINEAIDSGLTAEAAIERVQQRTRMRMRQIDDPLLADRMHDLEDLANRLLRIVSGQLGTAASMGLRNDAILIARNLGPAELLEYDRRRLKGVVLEEGSLTSHVVIVARAMGVPVLGRVRGLRGVVRDGDQILLDADQGAATVRPSPGSLEAFDARFARSRERQAIYAGLRDVQATTRDGTRINVMINAGLRDDVTNLNLTGADGIGLFRTEFQFLVSATLPQREKQTRLYRDVMEAAGERPVVFRTVDIGGDKTLPYLRHDDGEGEENPAMGWRALRVALERDGLLKVQARALLEAGAGRKLNVMFPMVAEPWEFDAAKAVFDGQLDYLRKRKKVLPEAIRYGVMLEVPALAEQLDLIAPKIAFLSIGTNDLTQFLFAADRSNPKLAERYDWLSPAILRFLKRVVRTLDGTKVDISVCGEMGGRRLEALALLGLGIRRLSITPAAVGPIKELVGKVDLGEITAAMDAWMAAPPADLRAEMVAWAAARDIYVD, encoded by the coding sequence ATGAGTGGAGCCGTCGAAGCAGCCAGAACCATCCTCACCCGCCTTCACGAGGTGATGGCCTCGCGCAGCAATGCGCAGGCCAAGCTCAACAACGTGGTGGAAGTGATCGGAGAGAGCCTCGATAGCGAGGTCTGTTCGATCTACCTCCTGCGTGAGGGAATGCTGGAGCTTTTCGCAACGCGCGGGCTTGCCCAGGAAGCCGTGCACGTCACGCGCATGGCTGTGGGTGAGGGCCTTGTCGGCACGATCGCCGACCAGACCGGCACGCTCAACCTGGCCGAAGCGGCCGCTCACCCGGACTTTTCGTATCGGCCCGAAACGGGCGAGGACAAATATCACTCCTTCGCGGGCGTGCCGATCGTGCGGCGCGAACGCGCGGTAGGCGTGCTGTGCGTCCAGCATGTGGAACCGCGCCGCTACGAAGAAGTCGAGATCGAGGCGTTGCAGACGGTGGCGATGGTTCTGTCCGAACTCATCACCAATGCCGACCTTATCGATGAGGAAGATGCCCGGGCGCTAAGCGCGGGCCAGACCGGCCCCGTGCAGATGAACGGGCTCACGCTCGTCAAGGGCCTCGCGCTTGGCGTGGCGGTCTATCATCAGCCGCGCGTCACGATCGAACACGTCGTCGCCGAGGATACCGAGGCCGAACGCCAGCGCGTCATCACCGCTTTCGACCGCATGCGCGAACAGATCGACCGCATGGCCAACCAGGCCGAATTCGGTGTCGGCGGCGAGCACGAAGAGGTTCTCGAGACCTACCGCATGTTCGCCTACGACGAAGGCTGGACGCGCCGCATCAACGAGGCGATCGACAGCGGCCTCACCGCCGAAGCCGCGATCGAGCGTGTGCAGCAGCGCACCCGCATGCGCATGCGCCAGATTGACGATCCCCTGCTGGCAGACCGCATGCACGATCTGGAGGATCTGGCGAATCGCCTGCTGCGGATCGTTTCGGGCCAGCTCGGCACAGCGGCGTCGATGGGCCTGCGCAACGATGCGATCCTGATCGCGCGCAACCTTGGCCCAGCCGAACTGCTGGAATATGACCGGCGGCGCCTCAAGGGCGTTGTCCTTGAGGAAGGCTCGCTCACCAGCCACGTCGTCATCGTCGCGCGGGCCATGGGCGTGCCGGTGCTGGGGCGTGTACGGGGTCTGCGCGGCGTCGTGCGCGATGGCGACCAGATCCTGCTCGACGCCGACCAGGGCGCCGCCACCGTGCGCCCCTCGCCCGGCTCGCTGGAGGCTTTCGACGCCCGATTCGCCAGGAGCCGTGAACGACAGGCCATCTATGCAGGCCTGCGCGACGTGCAGGCGACGACCCGTGACGGCACCCGGATCAACGTGATGATCAACGCGGGCCTGCGCGACGATGTCACCAACCTCAACCTTACCGGCGCGGACGGCATCGGCCTGTTCCGCACCGAATTCCAATTCCTCGTATCGGCCACGCTGCCTCAGCGTGAAAAGCAGACCCGCCTCTACCGTGATGTCATGGAAGCGGCGGGCGAGCGGCCGGTGGTGTTTCGCACGGTCGACATCGGCGGCGACAAGACGCTGCCTTATCTGCGCCATGACGACGGCGAGGGGGAGGAGAACCCGGCGATGGGCTGGCGCGCGCTGCGCGTCGCGCTCGAACGCGACGGTCTGCTCAAGGTACAGGCCCGCGCGCTGTTGGAGGCCGGTGCAGGGCGCAAGCTCAACGTCATGTTCCCGATGGTAGCCGAACCGTGGGAGTTCGACGCTGCCAAGGCGGTGTTCGACGGTCAGCTCGATTACCTGCGCAAGCGCAAGAAGGTGCTGCCCGAGGCGATTAGGTACGGCGTCATGCTCGAAGTGCCCGCCTTGGCCGAGCAACTCGACCTGATCGCGCCGAAGATCGCGTTCCTTTCGATCGGCACCAACGACCTTACCCAGTTCCTGTTCGCCGCCGATCGTTCCAACCCCAAGCTGGCTGAGCGTTACGACTGGCTTAGCCCGGCGATCCTGCGGTTCCTGAAGCGGGTCGTGCGCACTCTTGACGGCACCAAGGTGGACATCAGCGTCTGCGGTGAAATGGGCGGGCGCCGCCTGGAAGCACTGGCGTTGCTGGGGCTGGGTATCCGTCGCCTGTCGATCACTCCGGCGGCGGTCGGCCCGATCAAGGAACTGGTCGGCAAGGTAGACCTGGGCGAAATCACCGCCGCCATGGACGCCTGGATGGCGGCACCGCCTGCCGACCTGCGCGCCGAGATGGTGGCCTGGGCGGCTGCGCGCGATATTTATGTCGATTGA
- a CDS encoding YdcH family protein: MDSSHVSALQLKHAGIERQIHEELSRPMPDAVVVQALKKRKLALKEEIGRF, translated from the coding sequence ATGGATAGTTCGCACGTCAGCGCTCTTCAGCTCAAGCATGCCGGCATTGAACGGCAGATCCACGAGGAATTGAGCCGTCCGATGCCTGATGCCGTGGTGGTCCAGGCCCTCAAGAAGAGAAAGCTCGCGCTCAAGGAGGAGATCGGACGGTTCTAA
- a CDS encoding YdcH family protein produces MTEEEMRKRLEILKIEHRDLDAAIDALMGAGSGDQLQIARMKKRKLLLKDQISQIADYLIPDIIA; encoded by the coding sequence GTGACCGAAGAGGAAATGCGCAAGCGCCTCGAAATCCTGAAGATTGAGCATCGCGATCTCGACGCGGCAATCGACGCTCTGATGGGGGCCGGGTCTGGCGATCAGCTCCAGATTGCCCGCATGAAGAAGCGCAAACTGCTTTTGAAGGACCAGATCAGCCAGATCGCGGATTACCTGATCCCGGACATTATCGCCTGA
- a CDS encoding helix-turn-helix domain-containing protein, producing MENVESQGHARESQSAGAQLRAAREAAGLSRADIASQTKVAERHLLSIEEDRLGDLAARTYAVGFARAYARAVGVDEKVIAAKIREQLEAEVPERHETVPSFEPGDPARVPTRRLAWVAAAGVVIAVVVLLVFWSSFLSPQGALPDLIADKPAQTAAPAASAPPPPPPAPTSGPVVLTATGDKVWLKVTDGTGAQVLQKELAKGESWTAPAGVAGLQLRTGRPDALQISVGGKPLPPLSDKPELVTGVSLAPADLLARANPAAALASTPAVTGAGQPAAPQPGAAPGPLSTVSN from the coding sequence ATGGAAAACGTCGAATCCCAGGGTCATGCGCGAGAGTCGCAAAGCGCCGGAGCCCAGCTTCGCGCGGCTCGTGAAGCTGCCGGCCTCAGCCGCGCGGACATCGCCTCGCAGACCAAGGTCGCCGAACGTCATCTCCTTTCCATCGAGGAGGACCGGCTGGGTGATCTTGCCGCGCGCACTTATGCAGTGGGCTTCGCACGTGCCTATGCCCGCGCCGTCGGCGTCGATGAAAAGGTGATCGCGGCGAAGATCCGCGAACAGCTTGAAGCAGAAGTGCCCGAACGGCACGAGACCGTCCCCAGCTTCGAGCCGGGCGATCCCGCGCGCGTGCCCACCCGGCGCCTCGCCTGGGTTGCGGCGGCAGGGGTGGTCATCGCGGTGGTGGTCCTCCTGGTGTTCTGGAGCAGCTTCCTTTCGCCCCAGGGCGCGCTGCCCGATCTTATCGCCGACAAACCGGCCCAGACCGCTGCACCGGCAGCGTCCGCGCCGCCGCCTCCGCCGCCCGCTCCCACGAGTGGCCCGGTGGTACTGACGGCGACGGGCGATAAGGTATGGCTCAAGGTCACCGATGGCACCGGCGCACAGGTTCTCCAGAAGGAACTTGCCAAGGGTGAGAGCTGGACTGCGCCGGCAGGCGTCGCGGGTCTTCAGCTGCGCACCGGCCGTCCCGATGCCTTGCAGATTTCGGTCGGCGGCAAGCCGCTGCCGCCGCTTTCGGACAAGCCTGAGCTGGTTACCGGCGTTTCGCTTGCTCCGGCAGACCTGCTTGCCCGTGCCAATCCGGCTGCGGCGCTGGCGTCTACGCCCGCAGTAACCGGCGCGGGGCAGCCCGCTGCGCCGCAGCCGGGCGCTGCGCCTGGGCCGCTTTCCACGGTTTCCAACTAA
- a CDS encoding tol-pal system YbgF family protein: MKRTFGAMRTTRWLATAAAVSIFAGGAVPAFAQDANTGARLNKVESEVRALQRKVFPGADGKFFEPEITSKPAPVTTPGQPTSTPVTDLLMRMDAVEARMAQLTSQVEQNTNRIGQLEAKLAAGAPAAMPMDAAPPASQSNLNAMSGGASTAPATPRPVVAAPLPAAPARPVAATSSRIEAVKAIVKPQSADAGDDEYSYGFRLWEAKFYPEAQQQLKMYLEKYPKHVRGSWGRNLLGRAYLDDNNPSEAAKWFLQNFQADKRGDRASDSLLYLAVSMKQLKDTKRACIALAEFSETYAAEAAGRLSGLYNSTRSGLSCS; this comes from the coding sequence ATGAAACGTACCTTTGGCGCAATGCGCACGACACGCTGGCTGGCAACGGCTGCAGCGGTGTCGATCTTCGCTGGCGGAGCGGTCCCCGCCTTCGCCCAGGATGCGAACACCGGCGCGCGCCTCAATAAGGTCGAATCCGAAGTGCGCGCTCTGCAGCGTAAAGTTTTCCCGGGCGCGGACGGCAAGTTTTTCGAGCCCGAGATTACCTCGAAGCCGGCCCCCGTCACTACCCCCGGACAGCCGACCAGCACGCCGGTCACCGACCTCCTTATGCGGATGGACGCGGTAGAAGCGCGGATGGCGCAGTTGACCTCGCAGGTTGAACAGAACACCAACCGTATCGGCCAGCTTGAAGCCAAGCTTGCCGCCGGTGCGCCGGCAGCGATGCCCATGGACGCAGCGCCGCCTGCATCGCAGAGCAATCTCAACGCGATGAGCGGGGGAGCGTCGACAGCGCCCGCCACGCCGCGCCCCGTCGTGGCGGCCCCTCTCCCGGCGGCGCCTGCCCGTCCGGTGGCGGCGACTTCCTCGCGGATCGAGGCGGTGAAGGCCATCGTCAAGCCGCAGAGCGCCGATGCCGGCGACGACGAGTACAGCTACGGCTTCCGTCTGTGGGAAGCGAAATTCTACCCCGAAGCGCAGCAGCAGCTGAAGATGTACCTCGAAAAGTATCCCAAGCACGTGCGGGGCAGCTGGGGACGTAACCTGCTTGGCCGCGCTTATCTGGACGACAACAACCCGAGCGAGGCAGCCAAGTGGTTCCTGCAGAACTTCCAGGCCGACAAGCGCGGCGATCGTGCTTCCGACAGCCTGCTTTACCTCGCGGTGTCGATGAAGCAGCTCAAGGATACCAAGCGCGCCTGCATCGCGCTCGCCGAATTCAGCGAGACTTATGCGGCTGAAGCAGCAGGGCGCTTGAGCGGCCTTTACAACTCGACCCGCAGTGGACTGTCCTGCAGCTGA
- a CDS encoding DUF1465 family protein: MSEPATINPRIVEALYCEALLLSDEVRAAFTLSGRPGSDYAQDEDLARIALSSEGLRTTTRMMHAIAWLLNHRAFFRREINEMQLRRHGRLSSDMRLSDPQQTALLAPATARLVETTRRFYERLLRLDQSWRIIELAAPSALQSLRDRIERRIAG, from the coding sequence ATGTCCGAACCGGCCACCATCAATCCACGCATCGTCGAGGCGCTCTATTGCGAGGCGCTGCTCCTCTCGGACGAAGTGCGTGCCGCCTTCACGCTTTCCGGCAGGCCCGGCAGCGACTATGCGCAGGACGAGGACCTCGCCCGCATCGCGCTGTCGAGCGAAGGCCTGCGCACGACCACGCGCATGATGCACGCGATCGCCTGGCTACTCAATCACCGGGCCTTCTTCCGGCGTGAAATCAACGAGATGCAGCTTCGTCGCCATGGCCGCCTGTCATCCGACATGCGCCTCTCCGACCCGCAGCAGACCGCCCTGCTCGCCCCGGCGACCGCGCGCCTGGTGGAAACCACGCGCCGTTTCTACGAACGCCTGCTGCGCCTGGACCAGTCCTGGCGCATCATCGAACTGGCGGCCCCCAGCGCTCTGCAAAGCCTGCGCGACCGGATCGAACGTCGCATCGCCGGCTGA